Proteins encoded by one window of Vigna radiata var. radiata cultivar VC1973A chromosome 5, Vradiata_ver6, whole genome shotgun sequence:
- the LOC106761649 gene encoding uncharacterized protein LOC106761649 isoform X1: MTKRGIRDADSGNADRKRHFLFWVLAVVILVALWTMFAGSVTLKWSTTNNDDFDSTIFQDLDVLEVEEREKVVRQMWDVYSRTRTNYVGLPKFWWEAFEAAYEELVSDVREVRDGAVSEIAKMSLLRSLPLQSHPSMKGTESRNVTNN, encoded by the exons atgacAAAGAGAGGGATCCGTGATGCTGATTCTGGAAACGCCGACCGTAAGAGGCACTTCTTATTTTGGGTCTTAGCAGTGGTTATCCTCGTTGCTCTATGGACCATGTTCGCTGGCTCCGTCACGCTCAAATGGTCCACGACCAACAACGATGATTTCGATTCTACCATTTTTCAGGATCTCGATGTGCTC GAGGTGGAGGAGAGAGAGAAGGTTGTGAGACAGATGTGGGATGTGTACAGTCGCACTCGGACGAACTACGTTGGATTACCCAAGTTTTGGTGGGAAGCCTTCGAAGCAGCTTACGAGGAATTGGTGAGTGATGTTCGTGAAGTTCGAGACGGTGCCGTTTCAGAAATTGCTAAGATGTCTCTTCTGCGATCTCTTCCTCTTCAATCGCACCCG AGCATGAAGGGAACAGAGAGTAGGAATGTGACGAATAACTAG
- the LOC106761649 gene encoding uncharacterized protein LOC106761649 isoform X2: MTKRGIRDADSGNADRKRHFLFWVLAVVILVALWTMFAGSVTLKWSTTNNDDFDSTIFQDLDVLEVEEREKVVRQMWDVYSRTRTNYVGLPKFWWEAFEAAYEELVSDVREVRDGAVSEIAKMSLLRSLPLQSHPFW; this comes from the exons atgacAAAGAGAGGGATCCGTGATGCTGATTCTGGAAACGCCGACCGTAAGAGGCACTTCTTATTTTGGGTCTTAGCAGTGGTTATCCTCGTTGCTCTATGGACCATGTTCGCTGGCTCCGTCACGCTCAAATGGTCCACGACCAACAACGATGATTTCGATTCTACCATTTTTCAGGATCTCGATGTGCTC GAGGTGGAGGAGAGAGAGAAGGTTGTGAGACAGATGTGGGATGTGTACAGTCGCACTCGGACGAACTACGTTGGATTACCCAAGTTTTGGTGGGAAGCCTTCGAAGCAGCTTACGAGGAATTGGTGAGTGATGTTCGTGAAGTTCGAGACGGTGCCGTTTCAGAAATTGCTAAGATGTCTCTTCTGCGATCTCTTCCTCTTCAATCGCACCCG ttttggtGA